Below is a window of Deltaproteobacteria bacterium DNA.
ATGACGCAGGGGCTGGTCGACCTGAGGAGCGTCGAGACCTTCGTGCTGGACGAGGCCGACCGGATGCTCGACATGGGCTTCATCCAGGACATCCGGCGGGTCATCGACCGGCTCCCCGCGAAGCGGCAGACCCTCTTCTTCTCGGCGACGATGCCGGGGGAGATCCGCGGGCTCGCCGACACCATCCTCCGCGACCCGGTCCGGGTGGCCGTGACCCCCGTGGCGACTCCGGCCGAGGCCGTGACGCAGCGGGTCCACTTCGTGGAGAAGCACGAGAAGATCGAGCTGCTGAAGCACCTCCTGGACGACCCCTCCGTCAAGAACGCGCTGGTCTTCACGCGGACCAAGCACGGCGCCGACGGGGTCACGAAGCAGCTCGAGCGCGGCAGGGTCCGCGCGGAGGCGATCCACGGGAACAAGTCGCAGAACGCCCGCGAGAAGGCCCTCCGGAGCTTCAAGCAGGGGTCGACGAGGGTGCTCGTGGCGACCGACATCGCCGCCCGGGGGCTCGACATCGTCGACCTGTCCCACGTGATCAACTTCGACCTTCCCAACGAGCCGGAGAGCTACGTCCACCGGATCGGCCGCACGGGCAGGGCCGGCGCCTCGGGCACCGCCCTGTCGTTCTGCTCCTTCGACGAGCGCCCCTTCCTCGCCGGGATCGAGCGGCTCATCCGGAAGCATCTCCCGGTGGCGGAGGACCATCCGTTCCGCTCCGGCCACAAGCCGGGGCCTCCGACCGACCTCGACCCGCGGCGCGCGCACG
It encodes the following:
- a CDS encoding DEAD/DEAH box helicase, whose amino-acid sequence is MQEQNRQEQKTTEATASFETFGLRPEILRAVVAMKYATPTPIQEKAIPLVLGGKDLLGCAQTGTGKTAAFALPILHRLQGTPWRGSGRRPIRVLVLTPTRELASQIAASFGSYGRHTGLTNAVVFGGVNQGPQAQALRRGIDILVATPGRLLDLMTQGLVDLRSVETFVLDEADRMLDMGFIQDIRRVIDRLPAKRQTLFFSATMPGEIRGLADTILRDPVRVAVTPVATPAEAVTQRVHFVEKHEKIELLKHLLDDPSVKNALVFTRTKHGADGVTKQLERGRVRAEAIHGNKSQNAREKALRSFKQGSTRVLVATDIAARGLDIVDLSHVINFDLPNEPESYVHRIGRTGRAGASGTALSFCSFDERPFLAGIERLIRKHLPVAEDHPFRSGHKPGPPTDLDPRRAHGVPAMSLVHPDQPSTRGGLDGPGGRQGRSRRDAKWNPGFGGGRPGYRGGEHRRSAR